The genomic stretch GCACATGGCTATACACCTGGGGCGATGGTGAATGCCCGACTTGGGAACATGCCCGCTTTGATGCACTGGTCGCCGCCCGCGCCCTGGGCCAGCCGGTGGCTTATTTGACCGGAGAGCGCGAGTTTTGGGGGTTGCCGCTGGCGACCTCTCCCTCCACGCTGATTCCCCGCCCCGATACCGAAACGCTAGTAGAGGCCGCGCTAGCGCGTGCCGGCACGCCAACCGGCAGGCTGCTCGACCTGGGCACGGGTACTGGGGCCATCGCGCTGGCCTTTGCCAGTGAACGACCGGCATGGCAGGTCGTTGGGGTCGATGTTCGCCCGGAAGCAGTGGCACTAGCCACTCACAATACTCAGTCGCTGCGCATCACCAACACAACTTTTCTGGTAAGCGACTGGTTTGCCGCGCTGACGGCGCCGCCTGAGGGCGCGGCTTTTGACATCATCGTCAGTAATCCGCCTTACATCGCAGCCGACGACCCGCATTTAGCCGAGGGTGACGTGCGCTTCGAGCCGCGTTCAGCGCTGGTGGCCGGGGCCGATGGCATGGCCGACCTGCTGCATCTGATCACCGCTGCGCAAAGGTTTCTTTCGTCGGGCGGCTGGCTGGCGCTGGAGCACGGCTACCAGCAGGCGCCCCTCGTTCGCCAAGCGCTGATTCATGCGGGCTATCAAAACGTTGAAAGCGTGCAAGACATCGGCGGCCATGAACGGGTTACCCTGGGGCATCTCGACTAACTGCCTGATTCATCAGTATTGGATCCTGCCATGAAACCAAAAAATAGAACGCTGGACCGTATCGACCTGAAAATTTTGCGCTGCCTGCAAGAGAACGCGCGCATCTCTTATGTAGACCTCGCGTCAGAGGTTGGGTTATCCACAACCCCTTGCCTAGAGCGCGTCAAGCGCCTGGAGCGTGCGGGAATCATTCGCGGCTATCAGGCCATTCTCGACCCTCGGGCACTCAAGGCGAACCTGCTGGTCTTCGTGGAAATTAGCCTGGAAACCCAGTCACCTGCCGTGTTCGACGAGTTTCGCCGTGCGGTGGAGAAGCTGCCGCAAATTCAGGAGTGCCATTTGGTCTCTGGGCAGTTCGACTACATTTTGAAGTGCCGCATTCCCGAAATGGCCGCGTATCGTCAGCTATTGGGCGATGTGGTGCTGACCCTGCCCGGCGTGAAAGAGTCGAAAAGCTACGTGGTGATGGAAGAGGTGAAGGAGAGCTTTAGCCTGCACATCCCCGACTTCGAGGAATTTGAGGATAAGTAACGCGATGATGGACGACCAGGCGCTGCTGCGTTACAGCCGCCAAATCATGCTGCCTGAGGTGGACATTGAAGGGCAGGAGCGCTTGCGCGCTGCCCATGCGCTGATCATCGGTGCCGGTGGGCTGGGCTCGCCGGTGGCGCTCTATCTCGCGGCGGCGGGCGTAGGCACCATTACCATCGCCGATGCTGACCATGTCGAGCTAACCAATTTGCAGCGCCAAATTGCCCATCATCAGGCAAGCCTGGGGGTGAACAAAGCGCGTTCAGCCAAGGAGCGTATGCAGGCGCTCAATCCTGAGTGCCAGGTCGTGGCGGTAGAGCAGCACGCAGAAGGCGAAGCGCTCACTGCACTGGTGGCCTCGGCCGATGTGGTGCTGGACTGTACCGACCGTTTCTCCAGCCGCTATGCCATCAATGCCGCCTCCCAGCAGGCAGGCGTGCCGCTGATTTCCGGCGCGGCGATTCGCTTTTCGGGCCAGCTGGCGGTGTTCGACCCGCGTGATGAGGCGTGCCCTTGCTACGCCTGCCTCTACCCGCCAGCAGACAGCGACGACGAAGCGCTGAGCTGTGCAGAGAGCGGTGTCATGGCTCCGCTGGTAGGGCTGATTGGCTGCTTCCAGGCGGTGGAAGCGTTTAAGCTTTTAAGCGGCGCGGGGAGGACGCATCAAGGCTTATCTACCTTCGATGGTTTGACCGGCCAGTGGCGCCATTTTCAGGTGCCGAGAGACCCCGCCTGCTCGGTGTGTAGCGCCCGCGCATAAAAAAACGCCCGCAGGGAGGCGGGCGCGACGTCACGGTCTTCACGTCAAAGGGAACGAACTCAGTAGGGCGGCACGGCCGCCCTCTTAGCCAGTCATTCGCTTAATTACGAATCAGATAGTCGAAGGCTCCCAGTGATGCTTTGGCACCTTCGCCCATGGCAATGATGATCTGCTTGTAGGGCACGGTGGTAACATCGCCGGCGGCGAACACGCCGGGCACCGAGGTCATGCCGTGGGCATCGACGATGATCTCGCCACGGGGTGACATTTCGATGGGTGAGCCTTTCAGCCACTCGGTATTGGGTACCAGGCCGATTTGTACGAAGATGCCTTCCAGCTCGATGCTCTTCACTTCATCGGTGTTGCGATCTTTGTAGGTCAGGCCGTTGACACGGCTGCCGTCACCGGTGACTTCAGTCGTTTGGGCATTCAGCACGATATCCACGTTCGGCAAGCTCTTCAGCTTCTTCTGCAGTACCGCGTCGGCGCGCATTTCACCCATGAACTCCACCAGGGTCACGTGACCGACGATACCGGCTAGGTCGATCGCGGCTTCGACGCCAGAGTTACCGCCACCAATGACCGCCACACGCTTGCCTTTGAACAGCGGGCC from Halomonas meridiana encodes the following:
- the prmC gene encoding peptide chain release factor N(5)-glutamine methyltransferase, with the protein product MTFDALLNSAAQRLQRAGSPSPRIDAEVLMAFATGRSRTWLYTWGDGECPTWEHARFDALVAARALGQPVAYLTGEREFWGLPLATSPSTLIPRPDTETLVEAALARAGTPTGRLLDLGTGTGAIALAFASERPAWQVVGVDVRPEAVALATHNTQSLRITNTTFLVSDWFAALTAPPEGAAFDIIVSNPPYIAADDPHLAEGDVRFEPRSALVAGADGMADLLHLITAAQRFLSSGGWLALEHGYQQAPLVRQALIHAGYQNVESVQDIGGHERVTLGHLD
- a CDS encoding Lrp/AsnC ligand binding domain-containing protein, yielding MKPKNRTLDRIDLKILRCLQENARISYVDLASEVGLSTTPCLERVKRLERAGIIRGYQAILDPRALKANLLVFVEISLETQSPAVFDEFRRAVEKLPQIQECHLVSGQFDYILKCRIPEMAAYRQLLGDVVLTLPGVKESKSYVVMEEVKESFSLHIPDFEEFEDK
- a CDS encoding molybdopterin-synthase adenylyltransferase MoeB → MMDDQALLRYSRQIMLPEVDIEGQERLRAAHALIIGAGGLGSPVALYLAAAGVGTITIADADHVELTNLQRQIAHHQASLGVNKARSAKERMQALNPECQVVAVEQHAEGEALTALVASADVVLDCTDRFSSRYAINAASQQAGVPLISGAAIRFSGQLAVFDPRDEACPCYACLYPPADSDDEALSCAESGVMAPLVGLIGCFQAVEAFKLLSGAGRTHQGLSTFDGLTGQWRHFQVPRDPACSVCSARA